The Roseimicrobium gellanilyticum genome contains a region encoding:
- a CDS encoding Gfo/Idh/MocA family protein: MNRRTLLTQGTAAGAAVALSSFNIVRAAEQPGKKMKVAVIALGRGMGHVSALLNLPDVEIAYLCEVDPKRLERGLKVVSDKQQVSCQGVKDFRKILEDKSVDAVFIATPNFWHTPMALMAMQAGKHVYVEKPGSQNPREAEMIVEASKKYNRLVQMGNQRRTWMKESIDALHGGAIGEVKFGRATYYNKRKAIGVPGELAAPPDLDMDLWQGPVPDERDMKPFVHYDWHWLWHWGNGELGNNGIHTLDILRWGLKVDYPERITYLGNRYWYDDKQETPDTGTAVYDCGKVGFEWVQSSCHQRSAEKGIGEIVFYGDKGTMGIGRDSWTIYDLAGAETGKGKATIKGNDTTHIGNFLDAIRNNAKLNSPIDEGQKSTMLCHLGNIAYRTNTVVRCDPKTGKVLDKAAAEKFWGRPEYRKGWDVKV, from the coding sequence ATGAATCGTCGCACCCTTCTCACTCAAGGCACGGCCGCCGGAGCCGCCGTGGCTCTTTCCTCCTTCAATATCGTCCGTGCCGCGGAGCAGCCCGGAAAGAAAATGAAGGTCGCCGTCATCGCGCTCGGACGTGGCATGGGCCATGTGAGTGCCCTGCTCAATCTGCCAGATGTGGAGATCGCCTACCTCTGCGAGGTCGATCCGAAGCGCCTGGAGCGTGGACTCAAGGTGGTGTCCGACAAGCAACAGGTCTCGTGTCAGGGCGTGAAGGACTTCCGCAAGATTCTGGAGGACAAGTCGGTGGATGCAGTCTTCATCGCCACGCCGAACTTCTGGCACACGCCCATGGCCCTCATGGCCATGCAGGCAGGCAAGCACGTGTACGTGGAAAAACCCGGCAGTCAGAATCCGCGCGAAGCGGAAATGATTGTGGAGGCCTCCAAGAAGTACAACCGCCTCGTGCAAATGGGCAACCAGCGCCGCACGTGGATGAAGGAATCCATTGATGCCCTCCATGGCGGCGCCATTGGTGAGGTGAAGTTTGGCCGCGCCACCTACTACAACAAGCGCAAGGCGATTGGCGTGCCCGGCGAACTCGCAGCTCCGCCGGACCTCGACATGGATCTCTGGCAGGGACCGGTGCCGGATGAGCGGGACATGAAGCCCTTTGTGCACTATGACTGGCATTGGCTCTGGCACTGGGGCAACGGCGAACTCGGCAACAACGGCATCCACACGCTTGATATCCTGCGCTGGGGACTGAAGGTGGATTATCCCGAGCGCATCACCTACCTCGGCAACCGCTACTGGTACGACGACAAGCAGGAAACACCCGACACCGGTACCGCCGTGTACGACTGCGGTAAGGTGGGCTTTGAATGGGTGCAGAGCAGTTGTCACCAGCGCTCCGCTGAGAAGGGCATCGGCGAAATCGTCTTCTACGGAGACAAGGGCACCATGGGCATCGGCCGCGACTCATGGACCATCTACGATCTCGCTGGCGCAGAAACCGGCAAGGGCAAGGCCACCATCAAGGGCAACGACACCACCCACATCGGCAACTTCCTTGATGCCATCCGCAACAACGCCAAGCTCAACTCACCCATCGACGAAGGCCAGAAGAGCACCATGCTCTGTCACTTGGGGAACATCGCCTACCGCACCAATACCGTGGTGCGCTGTGATCCCAAGACTGGCAAGGTGCTCGACAAGGCTGCCGCTGAAAAATTCTGGGGCCGGCCGGAGTACCGCAAGGGATGGGATGTGAAGGTGTGA